One window of the Desulfonatronum sp. SC1 genome contains the following:
- a CDS encoding insulinase family protein, producing the protein MSHDFTLLKETFITELQARAFLYRHDRTGARLLSLVNDDENKVFGISFRTPPADSTGVAHILEHSVLCGSRKYPVKEPFVELLKGSLQTFLNAFTYPDKTCYPVASQNIKDFYNLIDVYLDAVFHPRLTPEVFGQEGWHYEMDANGTLSIQGVVYNEMKGAYASPDGLLSEYSQQSLFPDTTYGLDSGGNPERIPKLTFDQFLDFHERYYHPSNAFIYFSGDDDPEQRLALVSEALREFDRLEVDSHVQSQAPFASPTRQTRGYPVSAGEKNAGQAMLTLNWVVGDALDVRDALAWQILEYLLVEMPSSPLRKALIDSSLGDDLAGVGLEAELRQLYFSTGLRGMRVEAADRVESLIRETLERLVRDGVPTDLIEAALNSVEFRLRERNSGRFPRGLAVMLQALILWLHDADPLEGLAFEEDLKRLKKDLLSGKRVFETMIQARLLDNPHHGIVLLAPDPELGEKMRRDEEARLAEARTDLDGEGLEAVRRRTEKLKAWQETPDSPENLATIPGLTRADLDRSGKHIPRTVLDGDGCRVLFHDQFTTRIVHMELGLDLRRLPLEDLPYAALLGKVLVEIGTEKEDYAALATRISRKTGGIWPELFTSSIRDADDDDPAAWLFLRGKAMDHGVDELLAIFTDLLLAPALDDRRRFTQLLLEEKAGFERMLIPRGHTLVNTRLRAGFSLADLAGERMNGISYLFFLRELIQEVENNWERVQDQMRSVLVRLLDRASMVVNVTTEQELFTAMEPKLKHFLAGLPVTSSASSHASTWELPPLGEGEALTIPAPVNYVGKGAKAPKNLPCSLGALMVVTRYLRTAWLWDQIRVKGGAYGAFCIFDALSRGLTMVSYRDPHIVKTLGAFDATADYLRASPIGEDELNKAVVGAIGDLDAHLLPDAKGHVSLRRFLTNQDDAFRQRVREEILDCSAADFRAVADVLDAFSEQGRVVILGGETALNEAAASQTGRNLLQGMRTTSVL; encoded by the coding sequence ATGTCCCACGATTTCACGTTGCTCAAGGAAACCTTCATCACCGAACTTCAGGCCCGGGCCTTTCTGTATCGCCACGACCGAACAGGGGCGAGGCTGCTCTCCCTGGTCAACGATGACGAGAACAAGGTTTTCGGGATCAGTTTTCGGACGCCGCCGGCCGACTCCACCGGGGTGGCGCATATCCTGGAGCATTCCGTGTTGTGCGGGTCGCGTAAATACCCCGTGAAGGAACCGTTCGTCGAGCTGCTCAAGGGCTCGCTGCAAACATTCTTGAACGCCTTCACCTATCCGGACAAAACCTGTTATCCCGTGGCCAGCCAAAACATCAAGGATTTTTACAATCTGATCGACGTGTATCTGGACGCCGTCTTTCATCCCCGTCTGACCCCGGAGGTCTTCGGCCAGGAAGGCTGGCATTACGAGATGGACGCGAACGGGACTTTGTCCATCCAGGGAGTGGTCTACAACGAAATGAAGGGTGCCTACGCCTCCCCCGACGGCCTGCTGTCCGAATACTCCCAGCAGTCGCTTTTTCCGGACACCACCTACGGACTGGATTCCGGCGGAAATCCGGAGCGCATTCCAAAGCTAACCTTCGACCAGTTTCTCGACTTCCATGAGCGCTACTACCACCCTTCTAACGCGTTCATTTATTTTTCCGGCGATGATGATCCAGAGCAGCGGCTGGCCCTGGTCAGCGAAGCCTTGCGCGAATTCGACCGTTTGGAGGTGGATTCCCACGTTCAGAGTCAAGCCCCTTTTGCCTCGCCGACCCGCCAAACACGGGGATATCCGGTCAGCGCCGGTGAAAAGAACGCCGGTCAGGCCATGCTTACCCTGAATTGGGTGGTGGGAGACGCCCTGGACGTCCGTGACGCTTTGGCCTGGCAGATCCTGGAATACCTGCTGGTGGAGATGCCCTCCTCGCCCTTGCGCAAGGCGCTGATCGACTCCAGCCTGGGCGACGATCTAGCCGGGGTCGGCCTGGAGGCGGAGCTTCGCCAGCTCTATTTTTCCACGGGGCTGCGGGGGATGCGGGTGGAAGCCGCCGACCGGGTGGAGAGCTTGATCCGGGAGACACTGGAAAGGCTGGTTCGCGACGGCGTCCCCACGGACCTGATCGAGGCGGCCCTGAACAGCGTGGAGTTTCGGTTGCGCGAGCGCAACAGCGGACGCTTTCCCCGCGGCCTGGCGGTCATGCTTCAGGCCTTGATACTCTGGCTGCACGACGCCGACCCCCTGGAAGGGCTGGCTTTTGAGGAAGATCTGAAGCGGCTGAAGAAGGATCTCCTGTCCGGAAAGCGCGTCTTCGAGACCATGATCCAGGCCCGGTTGCTGGACAACCCGCACCACGGTATCGTGCTCCTGGCTCCGGACCCCGAACTGGGCGAAAAGATGCGACGAGACGAGGAAGCCCGGCTGGCCGAGGCCCGGACTGACCTGGACGGGGAGGGTTTGGAGGCTGTTCGGCGGCGGACGGAGAAACTCAAGGCTTGGCAGGAAACCCCGGATTCGCCGGAAAACTTGGCGACCATCCCGGGGCTGACCCGGGCCGACCTGGACCGGTCCGGCAAACATATTCCCAGAACGGTCCTGGACGGGGACGGCTGCCGCGTCCTGTTTCACGACCAGTTCACCACGCGCATCGTCCATATGGAACTGGGACTGGACCTGCGCCGCCTGCCGCTGGAAGATCTGCCCTACGCCGCCCTGCTGGGCAAGGTTCTGGTGGAGATCGGCACGGAAAAGGAAGATTACGCCGCCCTGGCCACACGGATCAGTCGCAAAACCGGAGGGATATGGCCGGAGTTGTTCACGTCGTCGATACGCGACGCGGACGACGATGATCCAGCGGCTTGGCTTTTTCTGCGAGGCAAGGCCATGGATCACGGGGTGGATGAACTGCTGGCCATTTTCACCGACCTGCTGCTCGCGCCGGCCCTGGATGACCGTCGCCGCTTCACCCAGCTCCTCCTGGAAGAGAAGGCCGGGTTTGAACGGATGCTCATCCCTCGCGGCCATACCCTGGTCAACACCCGACTGCGCGCCGGCTTTTCCCTCGCGGACCTGGCCGGGGAACGGATGAACGGCATTTCCTATCTGTTCTTTCTCCGGGAGTTGATCCAGGAAGTCGAAAACAACTGGGAACGGGTCCAAGACCAGATGCGATCCGTTTTGGTCCGTCTGTTGGACAGGGCCTCGATGGTGGTCAACGTGACTACGGAGCAGGAGCTTTTCACCGCCATGGAACCGAAGCTCAAACACTTCCTGGCCGGGCTGCCCGTTACTTCCTCCGCTTCCTCCCACGCTTCGACCTGGGAACTGCCGCCCCTTGGTGAGGGCGAGGCCCTGACCATCCCCGCGCCGGTGAACTACGTGGGAAAGGGAGCGAAGGCCCCGAAGAATCTGCCTTGTTCCTTGGGCGCACTGATGGTCGTGACCCGGTACCTGCGCACCGCGTGGCTCTGGGACCAGATTCGGGTCAAGGGCGGGGCTTACGGCGCGTTCTGCATTTTCGACGCATTGAGCCGCGGGCTGACCATGGTTTCCTATCGGGACCCGCATATCGTTAAAACCTTGGGGGCCTTCGACGCCACGGCCGACTATCTTCGCGCGAGCCCCATCGGCGAAGACGAGTTGAACAAGGCCGTGGTCGGGGCCATCGGCGACCTGGACGCTCACCTGTTGCCGGACGCCAAGGGCCACGTCTCCCTGCGCCGCTTCCTGACCAACCAGGACGACGCATTCCGCCAACGGGTTCGCGAAGAGATTCTGGATTGCTCCGCCGCGGATTTCCGGGCCGTGGCCGACGTCCTGGACGCCTTCAGTGAGCAAGGCCGGGTGGTGATCTTGGGCGGGGAGACGGCCCTGAACGAGGCGGCCGCCTCGCAAACTGGGCGCAACCTGCTCCAGGGGATGCGCACTACCAGCGTTCTGTGA
- a CDS encoding menaquinone biosynthesis protein has product MLRIGRIDYLNVWPLFQGLQQRLDAETQALTRIVAGHPADLNKALAEAELDVAPSSSFEYLSRADRYTLLPDLSISSDGPVRSVLLACPFPVSEMPRRLASGLRVGLSSASASSTALLRVLWRFHWKWPEPEWVERRPGQELDKGMPFLEIGDFALRLHCDPPRGWHLVDLGQAWREFTNLPFVFGVWMVRRNLPPRVGHLLTCAAEALYTASREFRDDPFPLAARLERPDWLTMKSLQDYWQCIRYAFGPREQAGLVLFGDFARRMGMIPAVPGLTWSRPSKRDFALAA; this is encoded by the coding sequence ATGCTCCGCATCGGACGGATCGACTACCTGAACGTTTGGCCCCTGTTTCAGGGGCTTCAGCAGCGCCTGGATGCAGAAACGCAGGCCCTGACCCGGATCGTGGCCGGACATCCCGCGGACCTGAACAAGGCTCTGGCGGAAGCAGAGCTGGACGTCGCCCCCTCTTCCTCTTTCGAATACTTGTCCCGGGCGGACAGATACACGTTGTTGCCCGACCTGAGCATCAGTTCCGACGGACCGGTCCGTAGCGTCCTGCTGGCCTGCCCGTTCCCGGTTTCGGAAATGCCGAGGCGTTTGGCTTCCGGGCTTCGGGTGGGGCTCTCCTCCGCGTCGGCCAGTTCCACGGCGTTGCTGCGGGTTTTATGGCGGTTTCACTGGAAATGGCCGGAGCCGGAATGGGTCGAACGGCGGCCCGGCCAAGAACTGGACAAGGGCATGCCGTTTCTGGAAATAGGCGACTTCGCCTTGCGGCTGCATTGCGATCCGCCGCGAGGATGGCATTTGGTCGACCTTGGGCAGGCGTGGCGAGAGTTCACGAACCTACCGTTTGTTTTCGGAGTCTGGATGGTTCGACGTAATCTGCCCCCCCGTGTTGGTCATCTTTTGACGTGTGCCGCCGAGGCACTCTACACGGCGTCGCGAGAATTTCGGGATGATCCCTTTCCGCTGGCCGCCCGTCTGGAACGGCCGGACTGGCTGACCATGAAAAGCTTGCAGGATTATTGGCAGTGCATCCGCTATGCGTTCGGCCCCAGAGAGCAGGCCGGTCTGGTGTTGTTCGGCGATTTCGCCCGCCGCATGGGCATGATTCCCGCGGTCCCCGGATTGACCTGGAGCCGCCCGAGCAAAAGAGATTTCGCCCTGGCTGCTTGA
- the glnH gene encoding glutamine ABC transporter substrate-binding protein GlnH: protein MKRLFGCVVVALFLTCGLLSGPAAAKKLVVAVDTAFVPFEFRDPKTGEYTGFDIDLWAAIAEVLGVEYELQPMDFSGIVPALQTGSIDAALAGITITSAREKVVDFSHPYYDSGLTLMVLADNEEIKGPEDVAGKRIAVRTGTTSDNHAPSLNPSEIIKFPNIEQAYMELRAGRVDVAMHDTPNVLYYIQTAGEGAVKAVGPRMQAQSYGIGFPLGSKLRNDVNVAFLELVESGRYAEIYRKWFGQDPSPR from the coding sequence ATGAAAAGATTGTTTGGATGCGTCGTGGTTGCGCTGTTTCTGACTTGCGGTCTTCTTTCAGGCCCGGCGGCGGCTAAAAAGCTTGTTGTTGCCGTGGATACGGCCTTTGTTCCCTTCGAATTTCGTGATCCGAAAACAGGTGAGTACACCGGGTTCGACATTGACCTTTGGGCCGCCATCGCCGAGGTGCTCGGTGTGGAATATGAACTGCAGCCAATGGATTTCTCGGGGATCGTTCCGGCCCTGCAAACCGGGAGCATTGACGCGGCCTTGGCTGGAATCACCATCACCTCCGCGCGTGAAAAGGTCGTGGATTTTTCACATCCCTACTACGATAGCGGATTGACTCTGATGGTGCTTGCCGACAATGAGGAAATCAAGGGGCCGGAGGACGTGGCCGGGAAGCGCATCGCGGTGCGCACCGGAACCACCAGCGACAATCACGCCCCGTCCCTGAACCCGTCGGAGATCATCAAGTTTCCCAACATCGAGCAGGCCTACATGGAGCTGCGGGCTGGTCGCGTGGACGTGGCCATGCACGACACACCCAACGTATTGTACTACATCCAAACCGCGGGAGAGGGCGCGGTCAAGGCCGTGGGGCCCAGGATGCAGGCTCAATCCTACGGAATAGGCTTCCCTTTGGGCAGCAAGCTGCGCAACGACGTCAACGTGGCATTTCTGGAACTGGTGGAAAGCGGACGTTATGCGGAAATCTATCGGAAATGGTTCGGCCAGGATCCCAGCCCTCGGTAA
- a CDS encoding adenylate kinase, whose product MNILMFGPNGSGKGTQGSLIKSKYNLAHIESGGIFREHIGKGTDLGKKAKEYIDRGDLVPDDVTIPMVLETLKTQGKDGWLLDGFPRNMVQAQKLWEALQQAGMKLEYVVEILLPRETAKNRIMGRRLCVNDPNHPNNIFIDAIKPNGDKCRVCGGDLKTRADDQDEAAISKRHDIYYDTTTGTLAASYFYKDLAAKGQTNYIELNGEGSIDSIKETLLSKLP is encoded by the coding sequence GTGAATATTTTGATGTTTGGTCCCAACGGCAGTGGAAAGGGTACCCAGGGGTCCCTGATCAAATCGAAGTACAATCTGGCTCACATCGAATCCGGCGGCATTTTCCGGGAGCACATCGGAAAGGGCACGGACCTGGGCAAGAAGGCTAAGGAGTACATCGACCGCGGCGACCTGGTCCCGGACGACGTGACCATCCCCATGGTCCTGGAGACCCTGAAGACCCAGGGTAAGGACGGCTGGCTGCTGGACGGCTTTCCCCGGAACATGGTTCAGGCTCAGAAACTCTGGGAAGCCCTGCAACAGGCCGGTATGAAGCTGGAGTACGTCGTGGAGATTCTGCTCCCACGTGAAACGGCCAAGAACCGGATCATGGGCCGCCGCCTCTGTGTCAACGATCCCAATCACCCCAACAACATCTTCATCGACGCCATCAAGCCCAACGGCGACAAGTGTCGCGTCTGCGGCGGCGACCTGAAAACCCGGGCCGACGACCAGGACGAAGCCGCCATCAGCAAACGGCACGACATCTACTACGACACCACCACCGGCACCCTGGCCGCGTCTTATTTTTATAAGGACTTGGCCGCCAAGGGGCAGACCAACTACATTGAACTCAATGGCGAAGGCAGCATTGATTCCATCAAGGAAACGCTGCTGTCCAAGCTGCCTTAG
- the clpP gene encoding ATP-dependent Clp endopeptidase proteolytic subunit ClpP, which produces MGVPIVIETTGRTERAYDLYSRLLKDRILILGTAIDDYVANLVCSQLLFLESENPEKEINMYINSPGGSVTAGLAIYDTMQYISAPVATLCLGQAASMGALLLTAGAKGMRYALPNSRLLIHQPMGGFQGQATDIDIQAREIIRLKERLSEILASHTGADLEKVRHDTERDYFMSAQEAVEYGLIDKILSSRSQLKSSS; this is translated from the coding sequence ATGGGCGTGCCCATCGTCATCGAAACCACGGGGCGGACGGAACGGGCCTACGACCTGTATTCGCGTCTGCTCAAAGACAGAATATTGATCCTGGGAACGGCCATTGACGATTACGTCGCCAATCTGGTCTGCTCCCAGCTTCTTTTTCTGGAGTCCGAGAATCCGGAAAAAGAAATCAACATGTACATCAATTCCCCCGGTGGTTCCGTCACCGCCGGTTTGGCCATCTACGATACCATGCAGTACATATCCGCCCCCGTGGCCACGCTTTGCCTCGGACAGGCAGCCAGCATGGGCGCGTTGTTGCTCACCGCCGGAGCCAAGGGAATGCGTTACGCCCTGCCCAACAGCCGGCTCCTGATCCACCAACCCATGGGCGGTTTTCAGGGGCAGGCCACGGACATCGATATCCAGGCCCGGGAGATCATCCGCTTGAAGGAAAGGCTCAGCGAGATACTGGCTTCCCACACCGGCGCGGATTTGGAAAAGGTTCGTCACGACACGGAGCGGGACTATTTCATGAGCGCGCAGGAAGCGGTGGAGTACGGGCTGATCGACAAGATTCTCTCCTCCAGGTCGCAATTGAAGTCTTCATCTTAG
- a CDS encoding 1,4-dihydroxy-6-naphthoate synthase has protein sequence MSEMITPPLPLTVAVSPCPNDTFIFGAWVLGQCAPLPDRTTSFIWEDVQVLNEAAVRKEYDVIKVSAAQALELLDDYVLLPAGGAFSKVHGPKLVTSAFSSSPSGAPRSIAVPGLGTTAAALLRQAWSEPADLIPVRYDQIVDMVLRGEVDAGLLIHESALLLDRYGLSCILDLGRWWGERTDGLPLPLGCILGRRTLRPETLDRITAQIQASLNHASRAPDSIWPLVRALAQELDDEVLRIHIRTYVNQYSRDMGDEGARALEYLGEVVHCQKHTLGCA, from the coding sequence ATGTCCGAAATGATCACGCCGCCCTTGCCCCTGACCGTGGCCGTTTCACCGTGTCCCAACGACACGTTCATCTTCGGCGCTTGGGTGCTCGGCCAGTGCGCCCCTTTGCCGGACCGGACCACGTCGTTCATCTGGGAGGATGTGCAGGTGCTCAATGAGGCCGCTGTTCGAAAAGAATACGACGTGATCAAGGTTTCCGCGGCCCAGGCCTTGGAACTGCTGGACGATTACGTCCTGCTTCCGGCGGGAGGAGCTTTCAGCAAAGTGCATGGGCCAAAGCTGGTGACCTCCGCCTTCTCTTCATCACCTTCAGGCGCTCCGCGATCCATCGCCGTCCCGGGCCTGGGGACCACCGCCGCGGCTCTGTTGCGCCAAGCCTGGAGCGAACCGGCGGATCTGATTCCGGTGCGCTATGACCAAATCGTGGACATGGTGCTGCGCGGCGAGGTGGACGCCGGGCTTTTGATTCATGAAAGCGCCCTGCTGTTGGACCGGTATGGTTTGTCCTGCATCCTGGACCTCGGTCGTTGGTGGGGCGAACGAACGGACGGCCTGCCTCTGCCGCTGGGATGCATTCTCGGACGGCGGACCTTGAGGCCGGAGACGTTGGACCGGATCACGGCCCAAATTCAGGCCAGCCTGAATCACGCCTCCCGCGCCCCGGACTCCATCTGGCCCCTGGTCCGTGCCCTGGCTCAGGAACTGGACGACGAAGTGCTCCGGATACATATCCGAACGTATGTCAATCAGTACAGCCGGGACATGGGCGACGAAGGCGCGCGCGCGCTGGAATACCTGGGCGAGGTCGTCCACTGTCAGAAACACACCTTGGGGTGCGCGTGA
- a CDS encoding cytochrome c3 family protein, giving the protein MKKSIISILTAVALVFAFVLPNLNAADAPGDDYMIPKPGGDYEPKQQSIPFAHSVHGDIDCYHCHHTGDVSEGCMDAGCHDLINPETPEERRDIRYFEKAYHDQCITCHRDLRQQELPTGPVACTGCHPRD; this is encoded by the coding sequence ATGAAAAAGTCTATCATTTCGATTTTGACCGCGGTTGCTTTGGTCTTCGCATTTGTTCTGCCGAACCTGAACGCCGCCGACGCACCTGGCGACGACTACATGATCCCCAAGCCCGGCGGGGACTATGAGCCGAAGCAACAGTCCATTCCCTTCGCTCACTCCGTGCACGGGGACATTGATTGCTACCACTGTCACCACACCGGGGACGTCAGTGAAGGCTGTATGGACGCCGGTTGCCACGACCTGATCAATCCGGAGACGCCCGAAGAGCGCAGAGACATTCGCTACTTCGAAAAGGCCTATCACGATCAGTGCATCACTTGTCACCGCGACCTGCGTCAGCAGGAACTGCCGACCGGTCCAGTGGCCTGCACCGGTTGTCACCCCAGGGACTAA
- a CDS encoding DUF2065 domain-containing protein, translating to MQLLLAALGLALIMEGIPYFLWSEKMPEYLRFLSERPPSTLRKMGLAAIIAGLVFLTLARKIF from the coding sequence ATGCAGCTGTTGTTGGCGGCCCTCGGCCTAGCCTTGATCATGGAAGGCATCCCCTATTTTCTCTGGTCCGAAAAAATGCCCGAGTATCTGCGATTTCTCTCCGAACGTCCGCCGTCCACACTGCGCAAAATGGGCTTGGCGGCGATCATTGCCGGTCTGGTCTTTTTGACCCTGGCCCGGAAAATTTTCTAG
- the mqnB gene encoding futalosine hydrolase, translated as MQSTSFAPKRTLIVATATVMEMRAAFPGLSRYVPVEHAWSRLNMPQGGLQGRPWEELVLLVAGVGPVNAGIALGRLLGRLSAASPEDVSEPVGVLNLGVAGAFSLERLPLGASVVVTKEIWPEYGLLTASGVDPKGIGLAQGKADGEPIWDRLRLTPESCARQMGLDISGLTKAVGLTVAGVSGTSERAEALRTRYACDIETMEGFALAWACSLARMPFVQARTISNLVGSRDAAHWDLNRAKQRLALVASALLGDIKETPCPK; from the coding sequence ATGCAATCCACGTCATTCGCCCCCAAACGCACTCTGATCGTGGCCACAGCCACGGTCATGGAGATGCGGGCCGCATTTCCGGGTCTGTCCCGATACGTACCGGTGGAGCATGCCTGGAGCCGACTGAACATGCCCCAAGGAGGACTTCAGGGACGACCCTGGGAAGAACTGGTGTTGCTGGTTGCCGGAGTAGGGCCGGTGAACGCCGGGATCGCCTTAGGGCGTCTGCTGGGGCGATTGTCGGCCGCTTCACCGGAAGACGTGTCTGAGCCTGTCGGCGTGCTGAATCTGGGCGTGGCCGGGGCCTTTTCCCTGGAGCGGCTGCCTTTGGGAGCGTCAGTGGTGGTGACAAAGGAAATCTGGCCGGAGTACGGCCTGTTGACCGCTTCCGGGGTTGACCCCAAAGGAATTGGGCTGGCCCAGGGCAAGGCGGACGGCGAGCCGATCTGGGATCGCCTACGGCTCACGCCGGAAAGTTGTGCCCGGCAAATGGGACTGGATATTTCCGGCTTGACCAAGGCGGTCGGCCTGACGGTGGCCGGAGTGTCCGGCACGTCGGAGCGGGCCGAGGCCCTGCGGACCCGATACGCCTGCGACATCGAGACCATGGAAGGATTCGCCCTGGCTTGGGCCTGTTCTCTGGCTCGCATGCCCTTCGTGCAGGCGCGAACCATCTCCAACCTGGTGGGTTCCAGGGATGCCGCACACTGGGACCTGAACAGGGCCAAGCAACGCTTGGCCCTGGTTGCATCCGCGCTGCTCGGCGATATCAAGGAAACTCCATGTCCGAAATGA
- a CDS encoding ubiquinone/menaquinone biosynthesis methyltransferase has translation MNPDHKDDHKDHGRRVIGLFGRIAPWYDFLNHFLSLGCDVVWRKRLRRCVRVHRTNRVLDLAAGTLDVSREIIRHMPDVDVVAMDFSEPMLRRGQRKIRGKGEERGIPSRPRIQPVVADGRALPARDECVDCVTIAFGIRNIRPREAAYREVLRVLTPGGRFCILEFGAGRQKILRGFYNLYLHRVLPLVGRIFSGDPQAYRYLAESIQEFPDAGTLCEELLQAGFARAYSMPMTFGIVQLHIAEKTGTGHEG, from the coding sequence ATGAACCCGGACCACAAGGACGACCACAAGGATCATGGACGCCGCGTCATCGGCCTGTTCGGTCGCATCGCCCCCTGGTACGACTTCCTAAATCACTTCCTGAGCCTGGGGTGCGACGTCGTCTGGCGCAAGCGTCTGAGACGCTGTGTCCGCGTTCACCGGACCAACAGGGTCTTGGATTTGGCCGCCGGCACCCTGGACGTGTCCCGGGAAATCATCCGCCATATGCCGGACGTGGACGTCGTAGCCATGGATTTCTCCGAGCCGATGCTGCGCCGCGGACAGCGCAAGATTCGCGGTAAGGGAGAAGAAAGAGGCATCCCTTCACGTCCACGTATCCAACCGGTGGTGGCGGATGGGCGGGCTCTGCCCGCCCGGGACGAATGCGTGGACTGCGTGACCATTGCCTTCGGGATTCGCAACATTCGCCCCAGGGAGGCGGCGTATCGGGAAGTGCTCCGGGTGCTCACGCCGGGAGGACGGTTCTGCATTCTGGAGTTCGGGGCGGGCCGCCAAAAAATCCTGCGCGGATTCTACAACCTCTACCTGCACCGCGTCCTGCCCCTGGTCGGGCGGATATTCTCCGGTGACCCCCAGGCCTACCGCTACCTTGCCGAATCGATCCAAGAGTTTCCAGACGCCGGAACATTGTGCGAGGAACTGCTTCAGGCTGGGTTTGCCCGGGCCTACTCCATGCCCATGACTTTCGGGATCGTACAGTTGCATATCGCCGAAAAAACCGGGACAGGGCATGAGGGCTAG
- the tig gene encoding trigger factor, with protein MQHEVLEPTPVKRTVKIVAPPEEVNSALAVAIALCRKDAVIKGFRKGKVPSSVIEGMFKKKIYEEAANDLINCHINEVINEMQVKPLSRIDVDAGELVRDQPFEYTISFEVAPEFELPPYEDVAVEEEKAQANERDTQLVVDRIRRNMAEIVPVEEDRPAQDGDVVVVDFYASLDGRILDDFKAENFQLELGQEQALPEFEALIQGIRPGQGTESDISFPEDFLNDALAGKTVTMNVKLQEIKQKKLPDVDAELAKKAGNFDSVEQLHEAIEKSYVESRKRVNKAAAQKKLLDNLTSQVDFALPESMVTEHIDRMVGEMQHRLERMGKRIEALGKPMEEIREQFRSKAEDLVKSQLFLLAVATKENLRVSPMEVDAFFRDMAQQTGQDAQGLKHFHEQNNLMLAISDRILADKAIELIYSRARITEVEPQRSEESDSENAKSQTEATS; from the coding sequence ATGCAGCATGAAGTGCTCGAGCCGACACCGGTCAAACGTACCGTGAAAATCGTCGCCCCCCCGGAAGAGGTCAATTCGGCCTTGGCCGTGGCCATAGCCCTGTGTCGCAAGGACGCCGTGATCAAGGGCTTCCGCAAGGGCAAGGTGCCCTCGTCCGTCATCGAGGGCATGTTCAAAAAGAAGATCTACGAAGAGGCCGCCAACGACCTGATCAACTGTCACATCAACGAGGTGATCAACGAGATGCAGGTCAAGCCGCTCTCGAGAATCGACGTGGATGCCGGGGAGTTGGTCAGGGATCAGCCCTTTGAATACACCATCAGCTTTGAAGTGGCCCCCGAATTTGAATTGCCGCCCTACGAAGACGTCGCCGTGGAAGAGGAAAAAGCCCAGGCCAATGAGCGCGACACGCAGTTGGTCGTGGACCGGATTCGGCGGAACATGGCGGAAATCGTCCCCGTGGAAGAGGATCGTCCGGCCCAGGACGGGGACGTGGTGGTCGTGGATTTTTACGCCTCCCTGGACGGCAGAATCCTCGACGACTTCAAGGCCGAGAATTTTCAATTGGAGTTGGGTCAGGAACAGGCCTTGCCGGAGTTCGAGGCCCTGATCCAGGGCATCCGTCCCGGCCAAGGCACGGAATCGGATATCTCCTTTCCGGAGGACTTCCTCAACGACGCGCTGGCCGGAAAGACCGTGACCATGAACGTGAAACTCCAGGAAATCAAACAGAAGAAGCTCCCGGATGTGGACGCGGAACTGGCGAAGAAAGCCGGCAATTTCGATTCCGTGGAGCAGCTGCACGAAGCCATCGAAAAGTCGTACGTCGAATCTCGAAAACGCGTGAACAAAGCCGCCGCGCAAAAGAAGCTCCTGGACAACCTGACCTCGCAGGTGGATTTCGCCTTGCCCGAGTCCATGGTCACTGAGCATATCGACCGGATGGTCGGAGAAATGCAGCATCGTTTGGAACGGATGGGCAAGCGCATCGAGGCCCTGGGCAAGCCCATGGAGGAAATCCGGGAACAGTTTCGGTCCAAGGCGGAAGACCTCGTCAAATCCCAGTTGTTCCTCTTGGCCGTGGCCACCAAGGAGAACCTGCGCGTTTCCCCCATGGAAGTCGATGCCTTCTTCCGGGACATGGCCCAGCAGACCGGCCAGGACGCCCAGGGATTGAAGCATTTTCACGAGCAGAACAACCTAATGCTGGCCATCAGCGACCGCATCCTGGCGGACAAGGCCATTGAACTGATCTACTCCAGAGCCCGGATCACGGAAGTCGAACCTCAGCGGTCCGAGGAATCCGACTCTGAAAACGCTAAATCCCAAACCGAAGCAACATCGTGA